The Persephonella sp. nucleotide sequence GGCAGAACCAGAAATTAAAGGTTTTATTTGTTCTTGTCCTAATCTTGAAAATAACCAATAAAATAGAAAAATTTGATGAAGTCCTTTTTTAGCTCTAATAATAAATACATGTTCATTAATTGCAGTATATTTAAAAGGCAAATGTCTTAATAATCCAACTTTTCCCGTATTAGCTCCGTCTTTATTGATTAATATATCAAATAATCTTGCATGTCCTTTTTTCATTTTAAAAAAGAAATCAAAAGGTATATATTTCTCATTATATTTGTGAAAAATAATTGACCCATTCTCAGATATATGCTCTCCTCCTACACTTGGAATTCCAGATGATATTGCTCCTCCTTTAGGTCTTAAACCAGTTTCTATATTTATGTAATCTCCCAGTCTTACCCTTTTCCACCCTTCAGGTAAGTTTTTAGGCTGATTTTTGTCAACATTAGTAATTTTAACTTTCATCATAAGAATTCATCACACAGTATTTAATTTGTAAAAAAATACGAACAAGAAAAACAACCACGCATAAAACAATAAATAGAATTTCTTCAAAAAAGAGGTAAATCTAAAATATTTATTTTCTATTTTTGATAAAAGTTCACTTTCTTCTTCTGTTATAATTCCAAATTTCTTTTTTATCTCCAAAACCTTTTTTTCAGAAGGGTAATAATTTTTTATAAAATATATTGTAAACAAAAAAACGCCTACCCCAACAGCCAAAATCATACATTTGTTATTAGTTTCAAATAAAGAAATTGATATAGAAATTAATAAAAGTCCTAAAATCTCATTTCCTTTCTGGAAATATATCTCTGTTTCTTTAACTATTTTTTCTTCAATATTTTGTGTTGAACACATATTAATAACCTCCCTTCCCATATTTTTATCTATTATATCAGTCAATCAACTTTTATATTTTCAAGTCTAAAATCTTCAAAAACTCTGCAGGTTCATATATTGGAATTTCATTAGCTTTAAAATCTCTGACATTTCTTGTAATTAAAACATCACAATTAGAATGTATAGCAGAGGCATAAATTACTCCATCTTCAAAATCATTAAAATTTAATTTCCGTGCAGTTTCTAAAACAGTTCTATTGACTGGGGCTATATCAAACAAAGATAAAATCAAATCTATACTTCTTTTTGCTTCTTCCTTATTTAAGGATTTTCTAATCAAATAATAAATAGTTGTTATAGTTGTGGCACACAAAACCTCTGTAATTTCTCCTTTTTCTACTTTTAAAAGTATTAATGCAGAGTGTTTTTAAAAAGGTTCTCTATCTAATAAAAGGTCTAAAACTACATTTGTATTTATTAGAACTCTCAAAGATATTTTTTCTCTAAATATTTCTTATAATCTTCTTCTGAAACTTTTTTATTTTTTAGAACTCCTCTTAATTTACTTTTTCCTATCTCTAAATCTTTATCAGATTTCCCTTTATCTTTTTCTATTTCTTTTTGAAATTCTTTCTCAATTTTCATTTTC carries:
- a CDS encoding restriction endonuclease subunit S produces the protein MKVKITNVDKNQPKNLPEGWKRVRLGDYINIETGLRPKGGAISSGIPSVGGEHISENGSIIFHKYNEKYIPFDFFFKMKKGHARLFDILINKDGANTGKVGLLRHLPFKYTAINEHVFIIRAKKGLHQIFLFYWLFSRLGQEQIKPLISGSAQAGLSYSSIYNLFLNLPPLPEQQKIAEILETVDNVIEKTDKIIEKYKRIKQGLMQDLLTKGIDENGNIRNPKTHKFKNSPLGKIPEEWEVVRLGEVAELERGKFQHRPRNDPKL
- a CDS encoding PIN domain-containing protein, coding for MLLKVEKGEITEVLCATTITTIYYLIRKSLNKEEAKRSIDLILSLFDIAPVNRTVLETARKLNFNDFEDGVIYASAIHSNCDVLITRNVRDFKANEIPIYEPAEFLKILDLKI